A window from Abditibacteriaceae bacterium encodes these proteins:
- a CDS encoding RNA-binding domain-containing protein translates to MDSNELETILQQPEGVKLDFKRQYALNRVPPAGIDKQLWTSYINGQWDELVKDVIALTNGNIGTAHQVGRLIIGAGDNVRTDGTRELFDTNHIQLSSQQVMAKVNSACEPPISDLLCEQINLDGKIIQIITILPSPHVHETKRQLIIVKGIFDGQNKLINIKTEKAYTEFTTFVRTGEDIVPASNSMRRALEADKGFELAALNENLKFEFLYNLRYLLGKGKDGVFDPCLFFRNFKKNVTLNSDRQFSLEAKYVKRLIMAAFYWQSAYGKLSTQFLDYAIASGKYLRYNFSQGQYEKTPFLNGLHELQINIINFKSLSAGFDFSTFLDKYNEQSKQDGRMLINGNDIVLITAVLSRQENITKLSAALVSHILGNTSKLENLHLNPSSPIPQEAAKIKEESPTNTEVLDWLSKS, encoded by the coding sequence ATGGACAGTAATGAACTTGAAACAATTTTGCAACAGCCTGAGGGTGTAAAGCTTGATTTCAAGCGTCAATATGCCTTAAATAGGGTGCCGCCTGCCGGAATCGACAAGCAACTATGGACTTCCTACATAAACGGTCAGTGGGATGAATTAGTAAAAGACGTAATCGCTCTCACAAACGGGAATATTGGCACAGCACATCAAGTTGGACGACTTATTATTGGGGCGGGCGATAATGTTAGAACCGATGGCACGAGAGAACTTTTTGACACCAATCATATACAACTTTCATCGCAACAGGTGATGGCAAAAGTTAATAGTGCTTGCGAGCCACCAATTTCAGATTTACTTTGTGAGCAGATCAATTTAGATGGCAAAATCATACAGATTATAACCATCCTGCCAAGTCCTCATGTCCACGAAACCAAGCGTCAATTAATCATTGTCAAAGGGATATTTGATGGACAGAACAAACTTATCAACATAAAAACAGAGAAGGCTTACACGGAATTCACTACTTTTGTGAGGACGGGCGAGGATATTGTGCCTGCATCCAACAGTATGCGACGTGCATTGGAGGCAGATAAAGGATTTGAACTTGCTGCTTTAAATGAGAATCTCAAGTTCGAGTTCTTATATAACCTTCGTTATCTGCTGGGTAAGGGCAAGGATGGAGTATTTGATCCATGCCTGTTTTTTAGAAATTTCAAGAAAAATGTGACGTTAAATTCAGACAGACAATTTAGCCTTGAGGCTAAGTACGTAAAGAGGTTAATAATGGCTGCCTTTTATTGGCAGAGTGCGTACGGTAAATTGTCCACTCAATTCTTAGACTACGCTATCGCATCAGGGAAATACCTACGCTATAACTTCTCGCAGGGTCAATATGAGAAAACACCATTTTTGAATGGTTTACACGAATTACAAATCAATATTATAAATTTCAAGAGCTTAAGTGCAGGGTTTGATTTTTCCACGTTTTTGGACAAGTACAATGAGCAAAGTAAGCAAGATGGAAGAATGTTAATAAATGGAAACGACATTGTGCTAATTACAGCGGTCTTGTCACGCCAAGAAAATATAACCAAACTCTCAGCCGCTCTGGTATCTCATATACTCGGTAATACTTCTAAGTTGGAAAATCTACACCTGAACCCGTCCTCTCCTATCCCACAAGAGGCAGCCAAAATCAAGGAAGAATCTCCGACCAATACTGAAGTTCTGGATTGGTTATCCAAATCATAA